CGGGACTTCAAGGCGCGCCACGCCTCGACGCTGCTCACCTTCGACGCGGTGGTGGACGCCCTCGACCAGATCGCCGCCCAAAAAGAGGCGGTGCCGGCGTGAGCCCGACCCGCCGCGCGGCGCATCTCGCCATCCGCGGCTACCAGCTGACCTTGTCGGGCCTCGTCGGGCGCCAGTGCCGGCACTGGCCGTCCTGCTCGGCCTATACCGACGAGGCGATCCAGCGCCACGGCCTCTGGGCCGGCGGCTGGATGGGATTCGCCCGGATCTGCCGCTGCGGCCCGTTCGGCACCCACGGCATCGACCTCGTGCCGGACGCCCCGCCTCCTGGTGCCGCCTGGCACCGCCCCTGGGCCTATGCCCGCTGGCGCGGGGTCAACGCGCCGCCGCCGCTCTGCGAGCGCGTCGAGGGCTGAGCGCGAAGACGCGGGCGAAGGTGCAGGACTGTGTCTGACATGTCCCGTCATCGCTGCTATACGGCGCGGCGTCCGGTGCGTGGCTGAAGCCCGCCGGATTCGTGTCCACCATCCGGCTTACCTGCACCGTGCGCAGGAGTGAGCCCCGAGGAGCTTTTCGAGACCCATGCCGATCCTGACATTTCCCAACGGCGATACGCGGTCCTTCGACGGCGCCGTGACCGGCCGCACCGTCGTCGAGGGCATCGCCAAGTCCCTGGCCAAGCGCACCGTGGCGATGGCTCTCGACGGCTCTGTCCGCGACCTCGGCGACACGATCGAGGCGGATGCCCGCATCGAGTTCCTCGACCGTACCGACCCGCGGGCGCTGGAACTGATCCGGCACGATTGCGCCCACGTCCTGGCGGAGGCCGTGCAGTCGCTGTGGCCGGAGACGCAGGTCACGATCGGCCCGGTGATCGAGAACGGCTTCTACTACGACTTCCACCGCGAGACCCCGTTCTCGCCGGAGGACTTCCCGGCGATCGAGGCGCGGATGCGCGAGATCATCGCCCGGGACGCCCCCTTCACCAAGGAGATCTGGGCCCGCGACGACGTGCGCAGGCTGTTCGAGCAGAAGGGCGAGCACTTCAAGGTCGAGCTGGTCGACGCGATCCCGCCGGGCGAGGACCTGCGGATCTACCGCCAGGGCGAGTGGTTCGACCTCTGCCGCGGCCCGCACATGACCTCGACCGCCAAGATCGGCAGCGCCTTCAAGCTGATGAAGGTGGCCGGCGCCTATTGGCGCGGCGATTCGACGAAGCCTATGCTGAGCCGGATCTACGCCACCGCCTGGGCGACCCAAGCCGATCTCGACGCCTACCTGAACCGCCTCGCCGAGGCCGAGCGCCGCGACCACCGCAAGCTCGGCCGCGAGATGGACCTCTTCCACTTCCAGGAGGAGGGGCCGGGCGTGGTGTTCTGGCACCCGAAGGGCTGGACCCTGTTCCAGTCGCTGATCGCCTACATGCGCCGGCGCCTGAAGGGCGACTACGCCGAGGTGAACGCGCCGCAGATCCTCGACAAGGCCCTGTGGGAGACGTCCGGCCACTGGGACTGGTACCGGGAGAACATGTTCGTCACGAAGACCGAGGACGACCGCGTCTTCGCGATCAAGCCGATGAACTGCCCCGGCCACGTCCAGATCTTCAAGCACGGGCTGAAGTCCTACCGCGACCTGCCGCTGCGCATGGCCGAGTTCGGCGCGGTCTCGCGCTACGAACCGTCGGGCGCGCTGCACGGCCTGATGCGGGTGCGGGCCTTCACGCAGGACGACGCCCACGTCTTCTGCACCGAGGACCAGCTCGCCGCCGAGTGCCTGAAGATCAACGACCTGATCCTCTCGACTTACGCCGATTTCGGCTTCGACGAGATCGTGGTGAAGCTCTCGACCCGGCCCGAGAAGCGCGTCGGCTCGGACGCCCTGTGGGATCACGCCGAGGAGGTGATGACCCGGGTGCTCTCCCAGATCGAGGAGCAGTCCGGCGGGCGGATCAAGACCGCGATCAACCCCGGCGAGGGCGCCTTCTACGGCCCGAAATTCGAGTACGTTTTGCGCGACGCCATCGGCCGCGACTGGCAATGCGGCACCACGCAGGTCGACTTCAACCTGCCGGAGCGGTTCGGCGCGTTCTTCGTCGATGCCGACGGGCAGAAGAAGACCCCGGTCATGGTCCACCGGGCGATCTGCGGCTCGATGGAGCGCTTCACCGGCATCCTGATCGAGCATTTCGCCGGCCATTTCCCGCTCTGGCTGGCGCCGCTCCAGGTGGTCGTCGCGACGATCACCGGCGAGGCCGACCCCTATGCCCGCGAGGTCCTGAAGGCGGCGGACGCGGCGGGGCTGCGGGCCGAGGCCGATCTTCGCAACGAGAAGATCAACTACAAGGTCCGCGAGCATTCCCACGCCAAGGTGCCGGTGATGCTGGTCGTCGGCCGCAAGGAAGGCGAGGAGCGCACCGTCTCGATCCGCCGCCTCGGCAGCCCGCAGAGCCGCACGCTGCCGCTCGACCAGGCTCTGGCCGAGCTCGTCGCCGAGGCGACCTTCCCGGATCTGCGCCGGGCGGAAGCGGTGGCCGATGCCGTGCCGAGCGAGGGCGTGACGCTCGACGGGCAGCACGGCGAAACGCCGGTGCCGTAATCCCGAGAAGGGACGGGGTCGGCCCGCCGGCCCCGCCCTTTTCGTCGTCCGCGACGCTCAGGACGTCCGCGACTGTGCCGGTGCGGGCGCAGGCGGGGCCAGCCGCAGCACCAGGGCTCCGGCGGCCATGCAGAGCAGCGAGCCGGCCAGCACGCCGATCTTGGTCTCGGCCTCCAGTTCCGGGCTGCTGGCGAAGGCCAGGAGGCCGATGAACAGACTCATGGTGAACCCGACCCCGCACAGCAGCGCCACGCCGTAGATCTGGAGCCAGGTGGCGCGGGCCGGCCGCTGCGCCCAGCCGAGCCTGACCACGCCCAGCACGAATCCGAACACCCCGAGCTGCTTGCCGAGGAACAGGCCCAAAGCCACGCCGAGGGTGACGGGATCGAGCAGCATCGCCGGCTTGAACCCGGCCAGGGACACGCCCGCATTGGCGAAGCCGAAGATCGGCAGGATCAGGAACGCCGACCACGGATGGATCGCGTGTTCGAGGATGTGCAGCGGCGAGGTCGGGTCGTCCGGCTTGCCGACGCTGAGGCGCAAGGGGATCGTCAGCGCGAGCAGCACGCCGGCGATCGTCGCGTGGATGCCGGATTTGAGCACGAACACCCACAGCACCACGCCGAGCAGCAGGTAGGGCCACAGCCGCGCGACACCGGCCTTGTTCATCCCGTAGAGCGCGGCGAGCGTCAGGCCTGCGCCTCCGAGCATCGGCAGCGACAAGTCGGCGGTGTAGAACGCCGCGATGATGACGACCGCGCCGAGGTCGTCGATGATCGCGAGCGCGGTCAGGAAGACCTTGAGCGAGACCGGCACGCGCGAGCCGAGCAGCGCCAGCACCCCGAGCGCGAAGGCGATGTCGGTGGCGGCCGGAATCGCCCAGCCGCGCAGGGTCTCCGGCGAATGCCAGTTGATCGCGGTGTAGACCAGCGCCGGCATCAGCATGCCGCCGAGCGCCGCGACGCCGGGCAGGATGCGGTCGGGCCAGGTGCGCAGCCGCCCGTCCAGAACCTCGCGCTTGATCTCGAGGCCGACCAGCAGGAAGAACACCGCCATCAGGGCGTCGTTGATCCAGTGCAGCAGGCTCAACGGGCCGAGATAGGCTTTCAGGGCCGCGAAATAGGTATCCGCATAGGCGGAATTGGCGACGACCAGCGCGAGCGCCGCGCTCGCCATCAGCACCAGGCCGCCGCTGGCTTCGTTGTGCAGCATGGAGCGCAAGGCCGAGAGCGGCCGGCGAATGGGCATCGGGGCCTGGATGTTCATGTCGTTCACCTTGCGGGTCCGCAGGGGAGGGGGCGGCGGAATCCGCCGATTGTCGGAGACACTGTCTTCGCGAGGGCGGCCGAGCCGGGGTGGACCTGTCACGATGGCTGCGCCGAGGTCGGGGCCGTGGCCCCATCGTCGCGGGTGCCGATCAGGCCGCCGACCAGCAGAAGGCAGAGCACACCGAGGATGGCGACGAGTGCGACCGCCAGGACGACGTCGGCGGCGCGGACGGTCGTCGGGGCGCGGCGGCTGGCGACTGATGGCCGGAGGCGACGGTGGCTGGTCGGATGAGGCATGGGCACGGGTCTCCGCCGCTGGCGGCCCGACCAGCGGTAGAGATCCTGCAAGCCCCGTCACGAGGCCGCACACCTTGGCGCCCCTATCCCATCGATCGACGGCGCGTGCAATGGCGCACGCCCGGTCCGGGTGCGCGAGAGGGCTCCACGATCGCGTTGCAATCGTGACGCTCTCCGGGCCTTTGGTTGTGCCGCACCCACCGCGCCGAACCCGCATCCGCTTCGTCGGAAAATGCTCTATGGGGCATGCCCGCCTCGCCCGACCGGACCGCATGTCTTCCCTGAAAGCCCGATTGCAGGCCCTCTACGAGGGTGACACCGACCAGGCGCATCGCTTCCGGTACGCCCTGCTCGCCTTCGACGTCGCGACGATCGCCTTCGTGATCGCGACCTCGTTCCTGCCTCTCTCTCTCCCTGGATCCTCGCCCTCGACGGATTGCTCGGGCTCGGGGTGCTGGCGGATTTCCTCGGCCGCCTGACGATCAGCCGGGCGCCGGCCCGCGAGTTCCTGCGCCTGAGCACCTGGACGGACGTGGTCGCCATCGCCTCGTTCCTGGCGCCGATGTTCGCGGAGGGCGTCGGCTTCCTGCGCATCCTGCGTACGCTGCGCCTGTCGCGCACCTACCAGCTGCTCGAGCGCCTGCGCCACGACAGCCGGGTCTTCCGGCGCAACGAGGAGGCGATCCTCGCGGCGACCAACCTCGTCGTGTTCGTGTTCGTGATGACCGGCGTGGTCTACGTCACGCAGCATCGCACCAATCCGGCGATCGGCAGTCCGGTCGATGCCCTGTACTTCACGGTCACGTCGCTGACGACCACCGGCTACGGCGACATCACCCTGCCGGGCACCTCCGGACGGCTGATCTCGGTGTTCGTGATGATCTGCGGCGTGACCTTGTTCTTCCGCCTCGCCCAGGTGGTGTTCCGGCCCTACAAGGTGCGTTTCCCGTGCCCGACCTGCGGCTTGCAGCGGCACGAGCCCGACGCCGTGCATTGCAAGGCCTGCGGCACCACGCTGAACATTCCCGACGAAGGCGCCGACTGAGACCGCCGTGCCGGGAGGGGTCGGTGCACGGCGACATGATCGGGGTTCGACCCTGAGCGTGCCGTGTGCGGGTCGGCACGGCGAGCGCGGTCCGGCGGGCGTACCAGATTGCCGGCAAGCCAGGACTCACGCCATGTCCGAGATCGTCTCCGACGTCACCCGCTACGCCATCCGCCGCGACCGGGCCGGCTGGACGGTCTACGACCTGCGCTCCGGGGCGATCGCGGTCATCGGCGATGTGCTGCAAATCGGCCTCGACCGCGACGAGGCCGAGTGCGTCGCGGAGGCCTCTGGCGATGGGCCGCACGTCTCGGCGCTCGCGGGCGTGCTGCCGCGATTCGCGTGGTTCCAGGTACCGGCCCGTCCGTGAAAGGGCGCTCGATCGGCGCCATCTTTCGATCCGGCGGGAATAGCGGAATATCCCGACCCCTCACCTCATCCTGAGGCGCGACCGGAGGGAGCCTCGAAGGAGGGATCCAGAAGCCTCGGCGATTCCTGGAGCCCTCCT
This sequence is a window from Methylobacterium sp. SyP6R. Protein-coding genes within it:
- the yidD gene encoding membrane protein insertion efficiency factor YidD; its protein translation is MSPTRRAAHLAIRGYQLTLSGLVGRQCRHWPSCSAYTDEAIQRHGLWAGGWMGFARICRCGPFGTHGIDLVPDAPPPGAAWHRPWAYARWRGVNAPPPLCERVEG
- the thrS gene encoding threonine--tRNA ligase, which gives rise to MPILTFPNGDTRSFDGAVTGRTVVEGIAKSLAKRTVAMALDGSVRDLGDTIEADARIEFLDRTDPRALELIRHDCAHVLAEAVQSLWPETQVTIGPVIENGFYYDFHRETPFSPEDFPAIEARMREIIARDAPFTKEIWARDDVRRLFEQKGEHFKVELVDAIPPGEDLRIYRQGEWFDLCRGPHMTSTAKIGSAFKLMKVAGAYWRGDSTKPMLSRIYATAWATQADLDAYLNRLAEAERRDHRKLGREMDLFHFQEEGPGVVFWHPKGWTLFQSLIAYMRRRLKGDYAEVNAPQILDKALWETSGHWDWYRENMFVTKTEDDRVFAIKPMNCPGHVQIFKHGLKSYRDLPLRMAEFGAVSRYEPSGALHGLMRVRAFTQDDAHVFCTEDQLAAECLKINDLILSTYADFGFDEIVVKLSTRPEKRVGSDALWDHAEEVMTRVLSQIEEQSGGRIKTAINPGEGAFYGPKFEYVLRDAIGRDWQCGTTQVDFNLPERFGAFFVDADGQKKTPVMVHRAICGSMERFTGILIEHFAGHFPLWLAPLQVVVATITGEADPYAREVLKAADAAGLRAEADLRNEKINYKVREHSHAKVPVMLVVGRKEGEERTVSIRRLGSPQSRTLPLDQALAELVAEATFPDLRRAEAVADAVPSEGVTLDGQHGETPVP
- the nhaA gene encoding Na+/H+ antiporter NhaA, encoding MNIQAPMPIRRPLSALRSMLHNEASGGLVLMASAALALVVANSAYADTYFAALKAYLGPLSLLHWINDALMAVFFLLVGLEIKREVLDGRLRTWPDRILPGVAALGGMLMPALVYTAINWHSPETLRGWAIPAATDIAFALGVLALLGSRVPVSLKVFLTALAIIDDLGAVVIIAAFYTADLSLPMLGGAGLTLAALYGMNKAGVARLWPYLLLGVVLWVFVLKSGIHATIAGVLLALTIPLRLSVGKPDDPTSPLHILEHAIHPWSAFLILPIFGFANAGVSLAGFKPAMLLDPVTLGVALGLFLGKQLGVFGFVLGVVRLGWAQRPARATWLQIYGVALLCGVGFTMSLFIGLLAFASSPELEAETKIGVLAGSLLCMAAGALVLRLAPPAPAPAQSRTS